From the Candidatus Hydrogenedentota bacterium genome, one window contains:
- a CDS encoding DUF2961 domain-containing protein — protein sequence MKQCLQFTVLCLFVASVAGAQGASRSDLYRVPDGVESRWVSFENPTGAKGEGGKSNKGGKGNPCQLLPAGQTQTLLELQGSGEIRRMWFTIRERDPQMLRALRLDMYWDGAATPAVSVPFGDFFCAILGRPVAMENEFFCNPEGRSFNCYIPMPFHNGAKVTLTNESKRDVVQLFYDIDCIVTAKPDPDALCFHAYWRRETSTTLNKDFEILPAVKGKGRFVGAHIGVIAHPENVGWWGEGEVKMYVDGDTDWPTIVGTGTEDYIGTGWGQGLFQRRYQGSLVADGEHLQYGFYRYHVPEPICFHRDLRVTIQHMGGASKKEVVEMQKAGVEIQPVSIANDNQGRFVRLLESPEPVDLAAHDSPDVAWVNYYRRDDFCAVALFYLDRPENGLPPLAPVEQRIEGMIDKPYETK from the coding sequence ATGAAACAATGCCTCCAATTCACCGTGCTCTGTCTATTTGTTGCATCGGTTGCCGGCGCGCAAGGCGCTTCCCGTTCCGACCTGTATCGCGTTCCCGACGGCGTGGAATCCCGCTGGGTAAGCTTCGAAAACCCCACCGGAGCCAAGGGAGAAGGCGGCAAGTCGAACAAAGGCGGCAAGGGGAACCCGTGTCAGTTACTCCCGGCGGGTCAAACGCAAACGCTGCTTGAATTGCAGGGCAGCGGCGAAATCCGCCGCATGTGGTTCACGATACGTGAGCGCGATCCGCAGATGCTGCGCGCGCTGCGCCTCGATATGTATTGGGACGGGGCCGCAACGCCGGCCGTGTCGGTGCCGTTCGGCGATTTCTTTTGCGCCATCCTGGGCCGGCCGGTGGCGATGGAGAATGAGTTCTTCTGTAATCCCGAAGGCCGCTCGTTCAACTGCTACATCCCGATGCCGTTCCACAACGGGGCAAAGGTCACTTTGACCAACGAGTCGAAGCGCGACGTCGTGCAGTTGTTCTATGACATTGATTGCATTGTCACCGCGAAGCCCGATCCCGATGCGCTCTGTTTCCACGCATATTGGCGCCGCGAGACTTCCACAACGCTCAACAAGGACTTCGAGATACTGCCGGCCGTGAAGGGCAAGGGGCGTTTCGTGGGGGCGCACATCGGCGTGATCGCTCATCCCGAGAACGTGGGCTGGTGGGGCGAAGGCGAAGTGAAAATGTACGTCGACGGCGACACCGATTGGCCGACCATCGTGGGCACGGGCACCGAGGACTACATCGGAACGGGCTGGGGACAAGGCCTGTTTCAGCGGCGGTATCAGGGAAGCCTGGTGGCAGATGGAGAGCATCTTCAGTATGGCTTCTACCGGTATCATGTTCCCGAGCCGATCTGTTTTCACCGGGACCTGCGTGTGACGATTCAGCACATGGGCGGAGCGTCAAAAAAAGAAGTCGTGGAAATGCAGAAGGCGGGAGTGGAAATTCAGCCGGTCTCCATAGCCAATGACAATCAAGGCCGGTTTGTACGGCTGCTCGAATCGCCGGAGCCCGTTGACTTGGCAGCGCACGACTCGCCGGATGTCGCTTGGGTGAACTATTACCGGCGCGACGATTTCTGTGCGGTGGCCCTATTTTATCTTGACCGGCCCGAGAACGGCCTGCCCCCGCTTGCGCCTGTCGAACAGCGCATCGAAGGCATGATCGATAAACCGTACGAAACCAAATAA